Proteins found in one Herbiconiux sp. A18JL235 genomic segment:
- a CDS encoding SPOR domain-containing protein, whose protein sequence is MSEDPSTQYWYNMKTGEVEKGYQSSVVDRVGPFATHEEAEHALEKLRANSAKWAEDDAADNR, encoded by the coding sequence ATGAGTGAAGACCCCTCGACCCAGTACTGGTACAACATGAAGACCGGAGAGGTCGAGAAGGGCTACCAGTCGTCGGTCGTCGACCGCGTCGGCCCTTTCGCCACCCATGAGGAGGCCGAGCACGCCCTCGAGAAGCTGCGCGCGAACAGCGCGAAGTGGGCCGAAGACGACGCGGCCGACAACCGCTGA
- a CDS encoding Nif3-like dinuclear metal center hexameric protein produces MSTTVSEFNAVVESLWPTAFAEGWDAPGLLSGAPDDEVSRVLLAVDAVSATVEEAVANGADVLLVHHPLLRRGVTTVAETGYKGALLAKLIRSRCALIAAHTNADIVDDGTSAVIARGLGLIEQRPIVQGERPGTGLGRVGTLPEPQPLGRIALALGELLPATATGVRVAGDYDQLVSTVALCGGAGDSLLSDPAVRASDLYITSDLRHHPASESREQSLAGTGPALIDISHWASEWLWLDVAARQLRDALPELEVTVSDLNTDPWDFVVTQ; encoded by the coding sequence GTGTCGACAACGGTCTCCGAGTTCAACGCGGTCGTGGAGTCGCTCTGGCCGACGGCCTTCGCCGAGGGGTGGGATGCGCCGGGGCTTCTGAGCGGTGCACCCGACGACGAGGTCTCGCGCGTGCTCCTCGCCGTCGATGCCGTCTCCGCGACGGTCGAGGAGGCGGTGGCGAACGGCGCCGACGTGCTGCTGGTGCACCACCCGTTGCTGCGGCGCGGCGTCACCACCGTCGCCGAGACGGGGTACAAGGGCGCCCTGCTGGCCAAGCTCATCCGCTCGCGGTGCGCGCTCATCGCCGCGCACACGAACGCCGACATCGTCGACGACGGCACCTCGGCCGTGATCGCCCGCGGCCTCGGCCTTATCGAGCAGCGCCCCATCGTGCAGGGCGAGCGCCCGGGCACCGGCCTCGGGCGGGTGGGCACGCTCCCCGAGCCGCAGCCGCTCGGCCGCATCGCGCTCGCGCTCGGCGAGCTGCTGCCGGCCACGGCGACGGGCGTGCGGGTCGCCGGCGACTACGACCAGCTCGTCTCGACCGTCGCCCTCTGCGGGGGAGCGGGAGACTCGCTGCTCTCCGACCCCGCTGTGCGCGCATCCGACCTCTACATCACCTCCGACCTGCGCCACCACCCGGCCTCCGAGTCGCGCGAGCAGAGCCTCGCCGGCACCGGCCCCGCGCTCATCGACATCTCGCACTGGGCGAGCGAATGGTTGTGGCTCGACGTCGCCGCCCGGCAGCTTCGGGATGCCCTGCCTGAGCTCGAGGTGACGGTGAGTGACCTCAACACCGACCCGTGGGACTTCGTCGTCACGCAATGA
- the ppgK gene encoding polyphosphate--glucose phosphotransferase: MSESTPEPSAADTKTVAVGIDIGGTGIKGAIVDVSTGELLTDRKKLNTPEGGKPDDIAETVKELVASLGDIPAEASVGICFPAVVRHGVTMSAANVSKKWIGFEAEKLFEKTLGRDIAFVNDADAAGFGEATYGEAKGKGGLIIVTTLGTGIGSALIYDGVLIPNAELGHLEIGGVDYETKAAYSAKEREDLSWKKWAERLQVYYETLEKLFSPDLFIVGGGVSKNHEHFLPLLDLDTPIVPATLRNNAGILGAALLSTKRSSLVE; this comes from the coding sequence ATGTCGGAGAGCACGCCGGAGCCCTCCGCTGCCGACACCAAGACGGTCGCCGTCGGCATCGACATCGGCGGCACGGGCATCAAGGGCGCGATCGTCGACGTCTCCACCGGAGAGCTGCTCACCGACCGCAAGAAGCTCAACACGCCCGAGGGCGGCAAGCCCGACGACATCGCCGAGACCGTGAAGGAGCTCGTCGCCTCGCTCGGCGACATCCCCGCTGAGGCGAGTGTCGGCATCTGCTTCCCTGCCGTGGTGCGGCACGGGGTGACCATGTCGGCGGCGAACGTGTCGAAGAAGTGGATCGGTTTCGAGGCCGAGAAGCTGTTCGAGAAGACCCTCGGCCGCGACATCGCGTTCGTCAACGACGCGGACGCGGCCGGCTTCGGCGAAGCCACCTACGGCGAGGCGAAGGGCAAGGGCGGTCTCATCATCGTCACCACCCTCGGCACCGGCATCGGCTCGGCGCTGATCTACGACGGCGTGCTCATCCCGAACGCCGAGCTCGGCCACCTCGAGATCGGTGGGGTCGACTACGAGACGAAGGCCGCCTACTCGGCCAAGGAGCGCGAAGACCTCAGCTGGAAGAAGTGGGCCGAGCGTCTGCAGGTCTACTACGAGACGCTCGAGAAGCTGTTCTCGCCCGATCTGTTCATCGTCGGCGGCGGCGTGTCGAAGAACCACGAGCACTTCCTGCCCCTGCTCGACCTCGACACCCCCATCGTGCCGGCGACGCTGCGCAACAACGCGGGCATCCTCGGTGCCGCTCTGCTGTCGACCAAGCGCAGCTCGCTCGTGGAGTAG
- a CDS encoding zinc ribbon domain-containing protein — MKAPASEQLKLLDLQAADNLIAQLQHSLRTLPQESRLAELQRDSAAARQEYGGVNGELEDARAEIARVEADIATVEAREKRDRERLQASSSSKDIQGLEHELASLAARRSALEDTELELMERVEEIELRLAAIAARRDDIGVEERLLAGTRDEQKVRLEAQLAAARRDRETVAAGIASAELLALYEKQRERYGIGAAMLHRGVSLGSNVAFTATDLAQIRAAAPDDVIIDPESSCILVRTDESGL, encoded by the coding sequence ATGAAGGCTCCCGCATCCGAACAGCTGAAGCTCCTCGACCTCCAGGCGGCCGACAACCTCATCGCCCAGCTGCAGCACTCGCTGCGCACCCTGCCGCAGGAGTCACGCCTCGCCGAGCTGCAGCGCGACTCCGCCGCGGCCCGCCAGGAGTACGGCGGCGTGAACGGCGAACTCGAGGATGCGCGGGCCGAGATCGCGCGCGTCGAAGCCGACATCGCCACGGTCGAGGCCCGCGAGAAGCGCGACCGCGAACGGCTGCAGGCGAGTTCCTCATCGAAGGACATCCAGGGCCTCGAGCACGAGCTCGCCTCGCTCGCCGCCCGCCGCTCCGCCCTCGAAGACACCGAGCTCGAGCTCATGGAACGGGTCGAGGAGATCGAGCTGCGTCTCGCCGCCATCGCCGCCCGCCGTGACGACATCGGGGTGGAGGAGCGGCTGCTCGCGGGCACGCGCGACGAGCAGAAGGTACGCCTCGAAGCGCAGCTCGCCGCGGCGCGCCGCGATCGCGAGACGGTGGCGGCGGGTATCGCGAGCGCCGAACTCCTCGCCCTCTACGAGAAGCAGCGCGAGCGCTACGGCATCGGCGCGGCGATGCTGCACCGTGGTGTCTCGCTCGGCAGCAACGTGGCCTTCACGGCCACCGACCTGGCGCAGATCAGGGCGGCTGCTCCCGACGACGTCATCATCGACCCCGAGTCGAGCTGCATCCTGGTGCGCACCGACGAGTCGGGGCTGTGA
- a CDS encoding FAD-dependent monooxygenase, producing the protein MVEPEEASVRPSAASQVLIVGAGPVGLVLAIELARRGVAFRIVDRLAAPTTESRAVVVHARSLEMMDALGGSLVDELRATGVVTTGVQFHGAERTVARFSFEGVDSPHPYSITTPQTETERILTRRLNELGVTIERGVQLTDLTQTESGVRVQLAGELGTETLEVGWVVGCDGARSAVRHHVGERLVGSFHGERFLMGDVEADAERELDRSSMQMYLGAADGPGVVFPMAGTRARVIVEIDSAGEAPPATLDWLQRVVDERRMGLRLRDPHWLTTFDIHHAQVPRYRVGRVLLAGDAAHVHSPAGGQGMNTGMQDAFNLGWKLALVADGALAPADAEWLLDSYEAERHPVAARVIRFSTGMTKVGTLDTRPGRFVRDHLLAAMSGLAPARARLAAEIEEIGVDYRGGPLGATDGASHRAHVRAGDALPVSLRTTDAAAGAPLGATRVDVAAEHPAARSLGLASHGGTVLLRPDGYIAGAFRPADAPELATHAARLGA; encoded by the coding sequence ATGGTCGAGCCCGAAGAAGCGTCCGTCCGCCCGTCCGCCGCATCGCAGGTGCTGATAGTCGGGGCGGGCCCCGTGGGCCTCGTGCTCGCCATCGAACTCGCCCGCCGCGGCGTCGCGTTCCGCATCGTCGATCGGCTCGCCGCCCCCACCACCGAGTCGCGGGCCGTGGTCGTGCACGCGCGGAGCCTCGAGATGATGGATGCACTCGGCGGGTCGCTGGTCGACGAACTCCGGGCGACCGGAGTCGTGACCACCGGAGTGCAGTTCCATGGAGCGGAACGCACCGTCGCCCGCTTCTCGTTCGAGGGGGTCGACAGCCCGCATCCGTACAGCATCACGACCCCGCAGACCGAGACCGAGCGCATCCTCACGCGGAGGCTGAACGAGCTCGGCGTGACCATCGAGCGCGGGGTGCAGCTGACCGATCTCACGCAGACCGAGTCCGGCGTGCGCGTTCAGCTCGCGGGGGAGCTGGGCACCGAGACGCTCGAGGTCGGGTGGGTGGTGGGATGCGACGGGGCGCGCAGCGCGGTGCGGCACCACGTGGGCGAGAGGCTCGTCGGTTCCTTCCACGGCGAGCGCTTCCTCATGGGTGACGTCGAAGCCGACGCCGAGAGGGAGCTCGACCGCTCGTCGATGCAGATGTACCTGGGCGCGGCCGACGGGCCAGGAGTCGTGTTCCCCATGGCCGGCACCCGGGCGCGGGTCATCGTCGAGATCGACTCCGCCGGCGAGGCGCCGCCTGCCACGCTCGACTGGCTGCAGCGGGTCGTCGACGAGCGGCGCATGGGGCTGCGGCTCCGTGACCCGCACTGGCTGACCACCTTCGACATCCACCACGCACAGGTGCCGCGTTACCGAGTCGGGAGGGTGCTGCTCGCCGGCGACGCCGCGCACGTGCACTCGCCGGCCGGAGGGCAGGGCATGAACACCGGCATGCAGGATGCGTTCAATCTGGGCTGGAAACTCGCCCTCGTCGCCGACGGGGCGCTCGCACCGGCCGACGCCGAGTGGCTGCTCGACAGCTACGAGGCCGAGCGGCACCCCGTCGCCGCCCGCGTCATCCGGTTCAGCACGGGCATGACGAAGGTGGGCACCCTCGACACGCGCCCCGGCCGATTCGTGCGCGACCACCTGCTCGCTGCGATGTCGGGGCTCGCCCCCGCCCGCGCGCGCCTCGCCGCCGAGATCGAGGAGATCGGGGTCGATTACCGAGGCGGCCCGCTCGGCGCCACCGACGGAGCGTCCCACCGGGCGCACGTGCGGGCCGGTGACGCCCTCCCGGTATCGCTGCGCACGACGGATGCTGCGGCGGGCGCACCGCTCGGCGCTACGCGCGTCGACGTGGCTGCCGAGCATCCGGCCGCCCGCTCCCTCGGCCTCGCCTCCCACGGCGGCACCGTGCTGCTGCGCCCCGACGGCTACATCGCCGGAGCCTTCCGCCCCGCCGACGCCCCCGAACTCGCCACCCACGCGGCCCGCCTCGGCGCCTGA
- a CDS encoding alpha/beta fold hydrolase: protein MGRRTIAQITWGVVIAALLVAGQSAAANAAGVTERECEPGLPDRAVCGTLTVSEGRSNPESRFLDLPYVVIPAETQPASGTPVVTLAGGPGETTTATAEALAADPRIGGSRDVVVLAQRGSTESSAPFSCPAATSAYIDTFTTDDPPSTEMSEVGLAMQACLTAFAEAGGDTSAYTRADFSADLVDLRATLGYPTWTLYGESWSTKIMQLTAQRDNAGVDAIVLDGFSPLDRDLKGDAYFALADTLNAISARSNGEYPDLNGDLTAAAEVFSDDPAHGLLTNPVTGKQRYYSLTGSDVVTIVQQALYDPATASAVPYLLSRLADGEKDAINPFIPAALDQLTSGDLSLFWLNACRDEQPYWSADPTVAPEEGSDSTDPVPLPVLSNFTAADQLCGAIGLPPSSGELRAPTPVSQPTLIFRSDSDPLYAGPGAEAGRAVFADNQMVVVEANGRAGAASDACALDVLAGWLASPGSPVSTTNCADAAEAFPVLPADAVHPTSRFSSVVTAVDQRNWFELTIPLIFGVFAALWFVGWVIGVLVQAIRREPFGLMLASGIAPVTGLAFLGTLWLTVSAGQAAYPGFTLVGVPTIVPWLGLALLGVGFFGLIPVWRLGGRGSAALAASATLVWLAAIVWFVWVAVLPS, encoded by the coding sequence GTGGGCCGTCGAACCATCGCCCAGATCACGTGGGGCGTCGTCATCGCGGCTCTTCTCGTCGCCGGACAGAGCGCCGCAGCGAACGCCGCGGGCGTCACCGAGCGGGAGTGTGAGCCGGGTCTTCCCGACCGCGCCGTCTGCGGCACCCTCACCGTCTCGGAGGGTCGATCGAACCCCGAGTCGCGTTTCCTCGACCTTCCCTACGTCGTCATCCCCGCCGAGACGCAGCCGGCCTCGGGCACCCCGGTCGTGACCCTCGCGGGCGGCCCTGGGGAGACCACGACGGCCACCGCGGAGGCCCTCGCCGCCGACCCGCGCATCGGCGGCAGCCGCGACGTCGTGGTGCTCGCGCAGCGCGGCAGCACCGAGTCGAGTGCCCCGTTCTCCTGCCCCGCGGCCACCTCGGCGTACATCGACACCTTCACCACCGACGACCCGCCCTCGACCGAGATGTCGGAGGTCGGACTGGCGATGCAGGCCTGCCTCACCGCCTTCGCGGAGGCCGGCGGCGACACCTCCGCCTACACCAGGGCCGACTTCTCGGCCGACCTCGTCGACCTTCGCGCCACCCTCGGCTACCCGACCTGGACGCTGTACGGCGAGTCCTGGTCGACGAAGATCATGCAGCTCACCGCCCAGCGCGACAACGCCGGGGTCGACGCCATCGTTCTCGACGGCTTCTCGCCGCTCGACCGCGACCTGAAGGGCGACGCCTACTTCGCCCTCGCCGACACGCTGAACGCCATCTCGGCGCGCTCGAACGGGGAGTATCCCGACCTGAACGGCGACCTCACCGCTGCTGCCGAGGTGTTCAGCGACGACCCCGCTCACGGGCTGCTCACGAACCCCGTCACGGGAAAGCAGCGCTACTACTCGCTCACCGGCTCCGACGTCGTCACCATCGTGCAGCAGGCGCTGTACGACCCGGCGACCGCCTCGGCCGTCCCGTACCTGCTCAGCCGGCTCGCCGACGGCGAGAAGGATGCGATCAACCCCTTCATCCCCGCCGCCCTCGACCAGCTCACCTCGGGCGATCTCAGCCTGTTCTGGCTGAACGCCTGCCGTGACGAGCAGCCCTACTGGAGCGCCGACCCCACGGTCGCCCCCGAGGAGGGCTCCGACAGCACCGACCCGGTGCCCCTGCCTGTGCTCAGCAACTTCACGGCCGCCGACCAGCTCTGCGGTGCGATCGGGCTTCCGCCGTCGTCGGGGGAGCTGCGCGCACCCACGCCGGTGTCGCAGCCGACATTGATCTTCCGCAGCGACTCCGACCCGTTGTACGCCGGGCCGGGCGCCGAGGCGGGCCGCGCCGTGTTCGCCGACAACCAGATGGTCGTGGTGGAGGCCAACGGCCGCGCCGGCGCCGCCTCCGACGCCTGCGCACTCGACGTGCTCGCCGGCTGGCTCGCCTCGCCGGGATCGCCCGTCAGCACGACGAACTGCGCCGACGCCGCCGAGGCGTTCCCCGTGCTGCCCGCCGACGCCGTGCATCCGACCTCGCGGTTCTCCTCGGTGGTCACCGCCGTCGATCAGCGCAACTGGTTCGAGCTCACCATCCCGCTCATCTTCGGCGTGTTCGCCGCGTTGTGGTTCGTCGGGTGGGTGATCGGTGTGCTGGTGCAGGCCATCAGGCGCGAGCCGTTCGGGCTCATGCTGGCCAGCGGCATCGCCCCCGTCACGGGCCTGGCCTTCCTCGGCACGCTCTGGCTCACCGTCAGCGCAGGGCAGGCCGCCTACCCGGGCTTCACTCTCGTCGGCGTGCCGACCATCGTGCCCTGGCTCGGCCTGGCACTTCTCGGTGTCGGTTTCTTCGGTCTCATCCCGGTGTGGCGGCTCGGCGGCCGCGGTTCGGCCGCGCTTGCCGCGAGCGCCACCCTGGTCTGGCTGGCGGCCATCGTCTGGTTCGTCTGGGTGGCGGTGCTCCCGAGCTGA
- a CDS encoding winged helix-turn-helix transcriptional regulator, whose amino-acid sequence MASPRTISGPCLAWPENSAFIREVLDRIGDKWSVLVISTLGGEPLRYSDLQASIPGISQRMLTVTLKALERDGLLTRTAYPEVPPRVEYALTPLGRSLLDAVMALAGWAASHHEGVAASRREHEETGVGRGKAQRPRGPLATAP is encoded by the coding sequence ATGGCATCGCCCAGGACGATCAGCGGCCCGTGCCTGGCCTGGCCCGAGAACAGCGCCTTCATCCGCGAAGTGCTCGACCGCATCGGCGACAAGTGGTCGGTGCTCGTCATCAGCACGCTCGGCGGAGAACCCCTGCGCTACTCGGATCTTCAGGCGAGCATCCCGGGCATCTCGCAGCGGATGCTCACCGTCACCCTCAAGGCGCTAGAACGCGACGGGCTGCTGACCCGTACCGCCTACCCCGAGGTGCCGCCGCGCGTGGAGTACGCGCTGACGCCGCTCGGTCGCTCGCTGCTCGACGCCGTGATGGCGCTCGCCGGATGGGCGGCCTCCCACCACGAAGGCGTCGCCGCCAGCCGGCGCGAGCACGAGGAGACCGGCGTGGGTCGCGGTAAGGCGCAACGCCCCCGGGGCCCGCTGGCCACGGCCCCCTGA
- the panB gene encoding 3-methyl-2-oxobutanoate hydroxymethyltransferase, with protein MPEQTPPSTDSAPKRVRTRHFQNAKDNGIRITGLTSYDMLSAQIFDEAGIDFLLVGDSAGNNVLGYDTTVPVTVDELIPLARGVAGAVKRAFVVADMPFGSYENSAEEALHTAVRFMKESRAHAVKLEGGVRSADKIKRIVDAGIPVMAHVGFTPQSEHGLGGHIIQGRGDAGEEALLADALAVEEAGAFSVVLEMVPAQAAARVTEALRIPTIGVGAGPHVDGQLLVWTDFAGFSTGRIPKFVKQYADLRGVLTDAVTRFRADVESESYPGQEHSY; from the coding sequence ATGCCAGAGCAGACACCGCCGTCGACCGACTCCGCGCCGAAGCGGGTGCGCACCCGGCATTTCCAGAACGCGAAAGACAACGGCATCCGCATCACCGGCCTCACCAGCTACGACATGCTCTCGGCCCAGATCTTCGACGAAGCGGGCATCGACTTCCTCCTCGTCGGAGACTCCGCCGGCAACAACGTGCTGGGCTACGACACCACCGTGCCTGTGACGGTCGACGAGCTCATCCCCCTCGCGCGCGGCGTGGCGGGGGCGGTCAAGCGCGCCTTCGTGGTCGCCGACATGCCGTTCGGCTCCTACGAGAACAGCGCTGAGGAGGCCCTGCACACCGCGGTGCGCTTCATGAAGGAATCGCGGGCGCACGCGGTCAAGCTCGAGGGCGGCGTGCGCAGCGCCGACAAGATCAAGCGCATCGTCGACGCCGGCATCCCGGTGATGGCCCACGTGGGGTTCACACCGCAGAGCGAGCACGGCCTCGGCGGGCACATCATCCAGGGCCGAGGCGACGCGGGCGAGGAGGCCCTGCTCGCCGACGCGCTCGCCGTCGAGGAGGCCGGAGCGTTCTCGGTGGTGCTCGAGATGGTTCCCGCCCAGGCGGCGGCCCGGGTCACCGAAGCCCTGCGCATCCCCACCATCGGTGTCGGTGCCGGCCCGCACGTCGACGGCCAGCTCCTCGTCTGGACCGACTTCGCGGGCTTCTCCACCGGGCGCATCCCGAAGTTCGTGAAGCAGTACGCCGACCTGCGTGGCGTGCTCACCGACGCCGTCACCCGCTTCCGGGCCGACGTCGAGTCGGAGAGCTACCCGGGTCAGGAACACAGCTACTGA